From a region of the Candidatus Binatia bacterium genome:
- a CDS encoding fumarylacetoacetate hydrolase family protein has protein sequence MSTSLVNAGGRAGLRLDDRIVDVANASDGRFSTDPMEILGRWSEFRSWAAGLTADAPSEPVDEAKLGPPVTTPQKIFGVGLNYTDHAEEAGLDLPKEPLIFTKFPNCLVGPRADVVFTSNRVDYEVELVVVIGSGGRNIDEGSALDHVAGYCVGQDISDRRMQFAGKPPQFSMGKSVDTFGPIGPGIVSLDELADPNDLAISCDVSGERLQDARTNLMVFSVPELIAFLSKYCTLVPGDLIFTGTPAGVGSVRDPRRYLAAGDTITSTIEGLGTIVNTCVEG, from the coding sequence ATGAGCACCTCACTGGTGAATGCGGGCGGACGCGCCGGCCTGCGGCTGGACGATCGAATCGTCGACGTCGCAAACGCGTCCGACGGTCGCTTCTCGACCGATCCGATGGAGATTCTCGGACGCTGGAGCGAGTTCCGCTCCTGGGCCGCTGGCCTCACCGCGGACGCGCCCTCCGAACCGGTCGATGAAGCCAAGCTCGGCCCGCCGGTCACGACGCCCCAGAAGATCTTCGGCGTCGGCCTCAACTACACCGACCACGCGGAAGAGGCCGGGCTCGATCTTCCCAAGGAACCGCTCATCTTCACGAAGTTTCCGAACTGCCTCGTCGGCCCCCGTGCCGACGTGGTGTTCACCTCGAACCGGGTCGACTACGAGGTCGAGCTCGTCGTCGTGATCGGATCCGGCGGCCGGAACATCGACGAGGGGAGCGCGTTAGATCACGTCGCCGGCTACTGCGTCGGGCAGGACATCTCCGACCGACGGATGCAGTTTGCGGGCAAGCCGCCGCAGTTCTCGATGGGGAAGTCGGTCGATACCTTCGGCCCGATCGGTCCCGGTATCGTGTCGCTCGACGAGCTCGCCGATCCGAACGATCTCGCAATCTCCTGCGACGTCTCCGGCGAGCGGCTGCAGGACGCCCGGACGAACCTCATGGTGTTCTCGGTGCCGGAACTCATCGCCTTCCTCTCGAAGTACTGCACGCTCGTCCCCGGCGACCTGATCTTCACTGGGACGCCCGCCGGCGTCGGATCGGTCCGCGATCCGCGCCGCTACCTCGCGGCCGGCGACACGATCACCAGCACGATCGAGGGACTCGGCACGATCGTGAACACCTGCGTCGAAGGCTGA
- a CDS encoding CusA/CzcA family heavy metal efflux RND transporter: MVEPTQEKPGLVARLIATCAGNPLVTLAAVAVFAVWGFVSLRGIPLDAIPDLSDTQVIVFTEWPGQSPDLVEDQVTYPISTTLLSAPQVKFVRGQSFLGLSFVYVIFEDGTDMYWARSRVLEYLNTAQAKLPEGITPTLGPDATGVGWVLEYALVDRSGQQSLADLRSFQDWYLRYWLEGVKGVAEVASVGGFVKQYQVNVDPNRLRAYDIPLSDVIRTIRRSNDDVGGRVLEVAGHEHFIRGRGYIKSIEDLKTIPLRVAEGGTPVLLRDVATIEIGPDQRRGLAELNGEGEVVGGIVVMRYGENALRVIEDVKQRLTDVEGSLPDGVEVQITYDRSDLILRAVDTLRSTLTEEMIVVSIVIALFLMHMRSAVVAIVTLPLAVLLSFIPMAAQGLTANIMSLAGIAVAIGAMVDAAIIIIENVHKKLQVWEEEGRPGDRQAVLIHAMQEVGPSIFFSLLVITVSFLPVFTLQATEGRLFRPLAFTKTYSMGFGALLAVTLLPALVVLLIRGRVRREDANPLNRWLVAAYTPVVRWIVRRPWVSVSAAVLVMGATVPAFLALGTEFMPPLNEGSILYMPTAPPGMSITDASSTLRSMGRELKKFPEVETVFGKIGRARSATDPAPLSMVETVITLKPESEWRPGVDWDDLIAEMDEALHYPGMPNIWWMPVQTRTEMMATGIRSALGVKVFGPDLAEIENVAVQIEKALLDDARTQPHTRSAFAERITGGYFIDFEVNRVEAARHGLTVADVEDVVASAIGGMNIAETIEGRERYPINVRYARDFRQDLDSLSRVLVPTPMGAQVPLQQVATLDRKTGPPVIRNEDGELVGFVFVDVAGVGIVDYVEAAKAVVADRVDLPSGYRIAWAGQYEYFERAKEHLLLIVPLTLLLVVLLLYANTRSLVETAIVLLAVPFSLVGAVWLLWALDYDMSVAVWVGFIALAGLDAETGVVMLLYLTLAHDGRKKAGRLQTEADLDEAIVEGAARRIRPKFMTVLTTMLALLPIMWSAGTGADVMRRIAAPMVGGLGTSFLLELMVYPAVFALWKRRGLSPSAPALQSENVSPSPQIQSPEGGEP, from the coding sequence ATGGTAGAGCCCACACAAGAGAAGCCGGGCCTCGTCGCGCGGCTCATCGCGACCTGCGCGGGGAATCCCCTGGTGACTCTTGCCGCCGTCGCGGTATTCGCCGTGTGGGGGTTCGTCTCCCTCCGGGGCATACCGCTGGATGCGATTCCGGATCTTTCGGACACGCAGGTCATCGTCTTCACCGAGTGGCCCGGCCAGAGTCCGGATCTCGTCGAAGACCAGGTGACGTATCCAATCTCGACGACGTTGCTCTCGGCGCCGCAGGTGAAGTTCGTACGCGGTCAGTCGTTCCTCGGGCTCTCTTTCGTCTACGTGATCTTCGAGGACGGGACCGACATGTACTGGGCGCGGTCCCGCGTCCTCGAGTACCTGAACACGGCGCAGGCGAAGCTCCCCGAGGGGATCACGCCGACGCTGGGACCCGATGCGACCGGTGTGGGTTGGGTCCTGGAGTACGCGCTCGTCGATCGAAGCGGGCAGCAGAGTCTCGCCGATCTGCGCTCCTTCCAGGATTGGTATCTGCGGTACTGGCTCGAGGGAGTGAAGGGGGTCGCGGAGGTAGCGTCGGTCGGCGGCTTCGTGAAGCAGTACCAGGTGAACGTCGATCCCAACCGACTGCGTGCGTACGACATCCCGCTCTCCGACGTGATCCGGACGATCCGGCGCTCGAACGACGACGTTGGCGGGCGCGTACTCGAGGTTGCCGGGCATGAGCACTTCATCCGCGGTCGCGGCTACATCAAGTCGATCGAGGACCTGAAGACGATCCCGCTTCGGGTCGCCGAGGGCGGGACGCCGGTTCTTCTCCGGGACGTCGCGACCATCGAGATCGGCCCCGACCAACGACGCGGACTCGCGGAGCTGAATGGCGAGGGAGAGGTCGTCGGTGGGATTGTCGTCATGCGGTACGGCGAGAATGCGCTCCGCGTGATCGAGGACGTAAAGCAGCGGCTCACCGACGTGGAGGGTTCGCTGCCCGACGGCGTCGAAGTCCAGATCACGTACGACCGGTCGGACCTCATCCTGCGCGCCGTGGACACGCTCCGCAGCACGCTCACTGAAGAGATGATCGTCGTCAGTATCGTGATCGCGCTCTTCTTGATGCACATGCGATCGGCGGTGGTGGCGATCGTCACACTGCCCTTGGCCGTCTTGCTGTCCTTCATTCCGATGGCGGCGCAGGGGCTCACCGCGAACATCATGTCGCTCGCCGGGATTGCCGTCGCGATCGGAGCGATGGTGGATGCGGCCATCATCATCATCGAGAACGTGCACAAGAAGTTGCAGGTCTGGGAGGAGGAGGGCCGTCCCGGCGATCGTCAGGCGGTTCTCATCCACGCGATGCAGGAAGTCGGACCGAGCATCTTCTTCTCGTTGCTCGTGATCACGGTTTCCTTCCTTCCGGTGTTCACTCTGCAGGCAACCGAGGGCCGGCTGTTTCGTCCGCTGGCGTTCACGAAGACCTATTCGATGGGCTTCGGCGCGCTCCTGGCCGTCACGTTACTGCCGGCGCTGGTCGTCCTTCTAATTCGCGGCCGCGTGCGGCGTGAGGACGCGAACCCCCTCAACCGCTGGCTCGTTGCGGCGTACACGCCGGTCGTTCGCTGGATCGTGCGCCGGCCGTGGGTGAGCGTGAGCGCGGCCGTTCTCGTGATGGGGGCGACGGTCCCCGCGTTCCTGGCGCTCGGGACTGAGTTCATGCCGCCGCTGAACGAGGGCTCGATCCTGTACATGCCGACCGCGCCGCCCGGAATGTCGATCACCGATGCGAGTTCCACGCTGCGCTCCATGGGGCGGGAGTTGAAGAAGTTCCCGGAAGTCGAAACGGTCTTCGGCAAGATCGGGCGCGCGCGGTCCGCGACCGACCCGGCACCCCTGTCGATGGTCGAGACCGTGATCACGCTCAAGCCCGAATCGGAATGGCGGCCGGGGGTCGATTGGGACGATCTGATCGCGGAGATGGACGAAGCGCTGCACTACCCGGGCATGCCGAACATCTGGTGGATGCCCGTCCAGACCCGAACCGAGATGATGGCAACGGGGATTCGCAGTGCTCTCGGGGTGAAGGTGTTCGGGCCCGATCTCGCAGAGATCGAGAACGTCGCCGTGCAGATCGAGAAGGCTCTCCTTGACGATGCGCGCACGCAGCCGCACACGCGCAGCGCGTTCGCCGAGCGGATCACGGGGGGCTACTTCATCGACTTCGAGGTGAACCGCGTCGAGGCGGCGCGGCATGGCCTCACGGTGGCCGACGTGGAAGACGTGGTCGCCTCGGCGATCGGCGGCATGAACATCGCGGAGACCATCGAGGGGCGCGAGCGCTATCCGATCAACGTCCGCTACGCGCGCGATTTCCGCCAGGACCTCGACTCCCTCTCGCGGGTCCTCGTGCCGACGCCGATGGGCGCGCAGGTGCCTCTTCAGCAGGTGGCGACACTGGATCGAAAGACCGGACCGCCGGTCATCCGGAACGAAGATGGGGAACTCGTCGGATTCGTCTTCGTCGACGTGGCGGGCGTGGGAATCGTGGATTACGTCGAGGCGGCCAAGGCGGTCGTGGCGGATCGCGTCGATCTGCCGAGTGGCTACCGCATCGCGTGGGCGGGGCAGTACGAGTACTTCGAGAGGGCGAAGGAGCACTTGCTGCTCATCGTCCCGCTGACGCTGCTCCTGGTCGTGTTGCTGCTCTATGCGAACACGCGCTCTCTCGTGGAGACCGCGATCGTCCTGCTCGCGGTTCCGTTCTCGTTGGTCGGAGCCGTGTGGCTTCTGTGGGCGCTGGACTACGACATGAGCGTGGCTGTGTGGGTCGGCTTCATCGCGCTCGCGGGGCTGGACGCGGAGACGGGAGTGGTGATGCTCCTCTATCTGACGCTCGCGCACGACGGCCGTAAGAAGGCCGGGCGGCTTCAAACGGAGGCGGATCTCGACGAGGCGATCGTCGAGGGGGCCGCTCGCCGGATCCGGCCGAAGTTCATGACCGTTCTCACGACCATGCTGGCCCTGCTGCCCATCATGTGGAGCGCGGGCACGGGCGCGGACGTGATGCGCCGCATCGCAGCGCCCATGGTGGGCGGACTCGGGACGTCGTTCCTTCTGGAATTGATGGTCTACCCGGCGGTCTTCGCGCTATGGAAGCGACGCGGACTCAGTCCATCGGCGCCGGCTCTTCAATCAGAGAACGTCTCCCCGTCCCCCCAGATCCAAAGCCCCGAAGGCGGAGAACCGTGA
- a CDS encoding TIGR03617 family F420-dependent LLM class oxidoreductase has protein sequence MKIDSALLDAPFDDIAATSGKLEKMGYDGILSFEGQHDPFLPLALAATGTERAQLITGIAIAFARNPMVVACMANDLQLISKGRFTLGLGSQIKPHIEKRFSETWSKPNARMREFIEAVRAIWRTWNEGERLEFRGEFYTHTLMAPFFNPGPNPHGMPEIALAGFGPGMIRVAGEVADQWLVHPLHTPDYAKKVALPALDEGAEKTGRTRSDIEVSVQVITMVGSNDEEIERARQGARMQMSFYGSTPAYKVMLDHHGWGDLQPKLNRMTKEGKWGDMPALITDEMVDAIGVSGKPSEVGHKLRERNDFAQRTTMILYNETDPEAVADIVRDLHGG, from the coding sequence ATGAAGATCGATTCCGCACTTCTCGACGCCCCCTTCGACGACATCGCCGCCACCTCTGGCAAGCTCGAGAAAATGGGCTACGACGGCATCCTCAGTTTCGAAGGCCAACACGACCCGTTCCTGCCCCTGGCCCTCGCGGCGACCGGGACCGAGCGGGCTCAGCTGATCACGGGCATCGCCATCGCCTTCGCCCGCAACCCGATGGTCGTGGCCTGCATGGCCAACGACCTGCAGCTGATCTCCAAAGGGCGCTTCACTCTCGGCCTCGGCTCACAGATCAAGCCGCACATCGAGAAGCGCTTCAGCGAGACCTGGTCGAAACCGAACGCGCGGATGCGGGAGTTCATCGAGGCCGTGCGCGCGATCTGGCGTACGTGGAACGAGGGCGAGCGCCTCGAGTTCCGCGGCGAGTTCTACACGCACACGCTCATGGCACCGTTCTTCAATCCGGGCCCCAACCCGCACGGGATGCCCGAGATCGCCCTCGCTGGTTTCGGTCCGGGAATGATCCGCGTCGCCGGGGAAGTCGCCGACCAGTGGCTCGTGCATCCGCTCCATACGCCGGACTACGCGAAGAAGGTCGCTCTTCCCGCCCTGGACGAGGGCGCCGAGAAGACCGGGCGCACGCGCTCCGACATCGAGGTCTCCGTTCAGGTCATCACGATGGTCGGCAGCAACGACGAAGAGATCGAGCGCGCTCGGCAAGGGGCGCGGATGCAGATGTCGTTCTACGGGTCGACCCCCGCCTACAAGGTGATGCTCGATCATCACGGCTGGGGGGATCTACAGCCCAAGCTGAATCGGATGACCAAAGAGGGGAAGTGGGGCGATATGCCCGCGTTGATCACCGATGAGATGGTCGATGCGATCGGGGTTTCCGGAAAGCCGTCTGAGGTGGGACATAAGCTGCGGGAGCGGAATGACTTTGCGCAGCGGACTACCATGATCTTGTACAACGAAACGGATCCGGAGGCGGTTGCCGACATCGTGCGGGATTTGCACGGGGGGTGA
- a CDS encoding cytochrome P450 — MFEAIDLLDGELYGGDPEPVYRHLRRDAPVYRDEANGLWGISRYDDVVHIERHPELFCSSEGYRPNIPTDPSMIGQDDPRHLLQRRVFNSRLTPRRVVDLEPRIRQTVVGLIDAIAGTGRADVIRDIAVPLPVRTVIELIGFDPGEWPIFARISETTNAAGGGPKYMNDDVMACVTDWFDRARDLLETRRGTPAGDAMSLMLSAHVEGLLERSDDEMILEALLLLNGGSDTTRHVIGGATLALLDHPEQLELLRDEPERLPVAVEEFIRWVTPILNMRRTATQDTEIAGVPIAKGDQLLLMFSSANRDETKFDHPERFDVTRDPNPHLAFGLGTHFCLGASLARLELRITFEEMLGRLSKLRRATTEAPPMVKNAFVRGLESLPIEFERVV, encoded by the coding sequence ATGTTCGAGGCCATCGACCTACTCGACGGCGAACTCTACGGGGGCGACCCCGAGCCCGTTTACCGCCACCTGCGCCGGGACGCCCCCGTCTACCGCGACGAGGCCAATGGTCTCTGGGGAATTTCGCGCTACGACGACGTCGTCCACATCGAGCGCCACCCCGAGCTCTTCTGCTCGTCGGAGGGATATCGCCCGAACATCCCCACGGACCCCTCGATGATCGGCCAGGACGATCCGCGCCACCTGCTGCAGCGTCGCGTGTTCAACTCCAGGCTCACACCTCGCCGTGTCGTCGACCTCGAGCCGCGAATCCGGCAGACGGTCGTCGGGCTGATCGACGCGATCGCGGGGACGGGGCGGGCGGATGTCATCCGCGACATCGCGGTCCCCCTGCCCGTTCGGACGGTGATCGAACTGATCGGCTTCGACCCGGGCGAATGGCCGATCTTCGCCCGAATCTCGGAGACGACCAACGCGGCGGGCGGCGGCCCGAAATACATGAACGACGACGTCATGGCGTGCGTTACGGACTGGTTCGACCGCGCGCGCGACCTCCTCGAAACGCGTCGGGGCACTCCGGCCGGGGACGCGATGTCCCTGATGCTCTCGGCCCACGTCGAAGGGCTCCTCGAACGTTCGGACGACGAGATGATCCTGGAGGCCCTCCTCCTCTTGAACGGCGGAAGCGACACCACGCGGCACGTCATCGGCGGTGCCACCCTCGCGCTCCTGGATCACCCCGAACAGCTCGAGCTGCTGCGCGACGAGCCCGAGAGGCTTCCAGTCGCCGTGGAAGAGTTCATCCGCTGGGTGACACCGATTCTCAACATGCGTCGTACCGCGACCCAGGATACGGAGATCGCCGGCGTCCCGATCGCCAAGGGCGATCAGCTTCTGCTGATGTTTTCTTCTGCGAACCGCGACGAGACCAAGTTCGATCATCCCGAACGGTTCGACGTCACTCGGGACCCGAACCCCCACCTCGCCTTTGGTCTGGGCACGCACTTCTGCCTCGGCGCGTCTCTCGCGCGGCTCGAACTCCGGATCACGTTCGAAGAGATGCTCGGTCGGCTCTCCAAGCTACGGCGCGCGACCACCGAAGCGCCGCCGATGGTGAAGAACGCCTTCGTCCGCGGGCTGGAGAGCCTGCCCATCGAATTCGAAAGGGTGGTATAG
- a CDS encoding sulfatase yields MRVLVSFLLYATLLLSACQTQDGGRTTRQQERPNILLLTAEDLSARIGAFGDGVAVTPNLDRLSTQGVRYPNTFTTAGVCAPSRAGLITGVRQTAIGGQHMRAYGLKSFRAVPPPEVKAFPELLRKAGYFTFTTAKLDYQFSHTLVGTGPFTIWDQETFSEADWSGSPAEKPFYGQINYNVTHESGVFPIGWPRSITHAIMILPRWIALMGRAQVMDPADIELPPYYPDTPTVRADLARHYENVHIMDEGVGATLDSLERDGLADSTIVIWTTDHGDGLPRGKRSLFDSGIKVPMIIRWPEKFRPPGVEPGSIDERLVSFVDLSATILDLAGVPTPDWMDGRVFAGPRATAPRKYVFASRDRIDKWPDRERAVRDDRYKYIRTYTPGTPAALNLAFRNNLDMMRELRAKFEAGELNPAQSLWFQPRPADQLYDLQKDPHEVVNLAEDPAHRETLVRLQSALDSWIAERPDLSDMPEEEMIETYWPGGEQPDTVRPDVRLEPAGDYMLVTISSPTQSASIGYRLIDGTGNGGTWQIYAGPFSVPVGTTIESKAVRYGWAESPVINVPTI; encoded by the coding sequence ATGCGCGTCCTCGTTTCCTTCCTGCTCTACGCCACGCTGCTGCTCTCGGCCTGCCAAACGCAGGACGGCGGCAGGACCACTCGCCAGCAGGAACGGCCCAACATCCTCCTGCTCACCGCCGAGGACCTGAGCGCCCGCATCGGTGCCTTCGGCGACGGCGTCGCCGTCACGCCCAACCTCGACCGGCTCTCGACGCAGGGCGTCCGATACCCGAACACCTTCACGACCGCGGGCGTCTGTGCACCCAGTCGCGCGGGGCTCATCACGGGCGTCCGCCAGACGGCGATCGGCGGCCAGCACATGCGTGCCTACGGCCTGAAGTCGTTCCGCGCCGTGCCGCCGCCGGAAGTGAAGGCGTTCCCCGAGCTTCTGCGCAAAGCCGGCTACTTCACCTTCACGACAGCAAAGCTCGACTACCAGTTCAGTCACACCCTTGTCGGCACAGGGCCCTTCACGATCTGGGATCAAGAGACCTTCTCCGAGGCGGATTGGTCGGGCTCCCCGGCCGAGAAGCCATTCTACGGGCAAATCAACTACAACGTCACGCACGAGAGCGGCGTGTTTCCGATCGGCTGGCCGCGCAGTATCACCCACGCAATCATGATCCTCCCACGCTGGATCGCCCTGATGGGCCGCGCGCAGGTGATGGACCCAGCGGACATCGAGCTCCCGCCCTACTACCCCGACACTCCGACTGTCCGGGCGGATCTCGCGCGACACTACGAGAACGTCCACATCATGGATGAAGGCGTCGGCGCGACCCTCGATTCTCTCGAACGCGACGGCCTCGCCGACTCGACCATCGTCATCTGGACCACCGATCACGGCGACGGCCTCCCGCGCGGGAAGCGGTCCCTGTTCGACTCCGGGATCAAGGTTCCGATGATCATCCGGTGGCCGGAGAAGTTCCGTCCTCCCGGCGTGGAGCCGGGCTCGATCGATGAGCGCCTAGTGAGCTTCGTCGATCTGTCCGCGACGATTCTAGATCTTGCCGGAGTCCCGACGCCGGATTGGATGGACGGCCGCGTCTTCGCGGGCCCGCGCGCGACGGCACCCCGCAAGTACGTCTTCGCCTCACGAGACCGCATCGACAAATGGCCCGACCGGGAACGTGCCGTGCGCGACGACCGCTACAAGTACATCCGCACGTACACCCCCGGCACACCCGCCGCGCTGAATCTCGCCTTTCGCAACAACCTGGACATGATGCGCGAGCTCCGCGCCAAGTTCGAAGCGGGCGAACTGAATCCCGCACAGAGCCTCTGGTTCCAACCCCGGCCGGCCGATCAGCTCTACGACCTCCAGAAAGATCCGCACGAGGTAGTGAACCTCGCCGAGGACCCCGCGCACCGGGAAACCCTGGTGCGCCTGCAGAGCGCCCTCGATTCCTGGATCGCCGAACGCCCCGACCTGAGCGACATGCCCGAAGAGGAAATGATCGAGACGTACTGGCCGGGGGGCGAGCAACCGGACACGGTTCGCCCCGACGTCCGCCTCGAACCCGCAGGAGACTACATGCTCGTGACGATCTCTTCACCAACCCAGAGCGCTTCGATCGGCTACCGACTCATCGACGGAACCGGAAACGGCGGAACCTGGCAGATCTACGCCGGCCCGTTCTCGGTACCGGTCGGGACCACCATCGAGTCGAAGGCCGTGCGCTACGGCTGGGCCGAGAGCCCCGTCATCAACGTCCCGACGATTTAG
- a CDS encoding efflux RND transporter periplasmic adaptor subunit has protein sequence MKKLDAFGFVLALVSSFATLSCSGPDRDDGAGLVARAGPYRVEAQFDPNPPQKGSNVVQLRVTDAGGSPMPDVSVRGLAVMPAMGAMPQMRAGGDARPLGEGRFQLDVDLSMSGSWPLTVSVSDAAGEGGKASFNYKTGVPVRVAGASRAMASSEDAGVIEISARQRQLIGVKTAVVEQGPAELSIRALGRVAFDETGLTDVTLKFQGWIGKALVNTTGAPVSKDEELFTVYAPELLSAQEEFLESARRGSALLASARRRLLLWNLSAKQIDALAERGKPLVYVPIHSPAGGVVIEKNVVDGSAVAPGQLLYRIADLSKVWIEADVYESDLPLVKVGAPAKITLSYLPGETFEGVVDYVYPYLDSPTRTGRVRVVVPNDDGEFKPDMYADVGLSVSLGDRLVVPEGAVLRSGKKDLVFVDLGDGRLGPRRVKLGRHTTEGYVVLEGLVAGETVVTSGNFLIAAESKLKAGLDQW, from the coding sequence GTGAAGAAGCTCGACGCATTTGGCTTTGTGCTCGCTCTCGTGTCGTCATTCGCGACGCTCTCCTGCTCCGGTCCCGACCGGGACGATGGTGCTGGGCTCGTCGCCAGGGCCGGACCATACCGGGTCGAAGCCCAGTTCGATCCGAATCCGCCGCAGAAGGGATCCAACGTCGTGCAGCTTCGCGTGACGGATGCGGGGGGCTCCCCGATGCCGGACGTGTCTGTGCGGGGCTTGGCGGTGATGCCCGCGATGGGCGCGATGCCGCAGATGCGAGCCGGGGGAGACGCCCGTCCGCTCGGCGAGGGACGCTTCCAACTCGACGTGGATCTCTCGATGAGCGGATCCTGGCCTCTCACCGTGTCGGTCTCCGACGCTGCGGGTGAGGGCGGCAAGGCCAGCTTCAACTACAAGACGGGCGTGCCGGTGCGGGTGGCGGGTGCCAGTCGAGCCATGGCGTCTTCTGAAGACGCCGGCGTGATCGAGATCAGTGCGCGCCAGCGTCAGCTCATCGGGGTGAAAACGGCCGTCGTTGAGCAGGGGCCCGCGGAGCTGTCGATTCGTGCCCTCGGTCGCGTCGCGTTCGACGAGACTGGTCTGACCGACGTCACACTCAAGTTCCAAGGTTGGATCGGCAAGGCGCTCGTGAACACGACCGGGGCACCGGTTTCGAAGGACGAGGAGCTCTTCACGGTGTACGCGCCCGAGCTGTTGTCCGCGCAGGAGGAGTTCCTCGAGAGCGCGCGTCGCGGGTCGGCTCTCCTGGCGAGCGCGCGTCGTCGGCTGCTCCTGTGGAACCTCTCGGCCAAACAGATCGATGCTCTCGCGGAGCGCGGCAAGCCGCTCGTCTACGTGCCGATCCACTCGCCGGCGGGCGGCGTGGTCATCGAGAAGAACGTCGTCGACGGGAGCGCGGTGGCGCCGGGGCAGCTGCTCTACCGTATCGCGGACCTGTCGAAGGTATGGATCGAGGCGGACGTCTACGAGTCGGACCTTCCCCTCGTGAAGGTCGGTGCGCCGGCGAAGATCACGCTTTCGTACTTGCCCGGCGAGACGTTCGAAGGCGTCGTCGACTACGTTTACCCGTATCTCGATTCTCCGACGCGGACCGGGCGGGTCCGGGTGGTCGTTCCGAACGACGACGGGGAGTTCAAGCCGGACATGTACGCGGATGTCGGGCTCTCGGTGTCGCTCGGCGACCGGCTCGTCGTCCCCGAAGGAGCGGTGTTGCGCTCGGGCAAGAAGGATCTCGTATTTGTCGATCTCGGCGATGGCAGGCTCGGGCCGCGGCGTGTGAAGCTCGGCCGCCACACGACGGAAGGCTACGTCGTCCTGGAAGGCCTCGTGGCCGGCGAGACGGTCGTCACGTCGGGCAACTTCCTGATCGCGGCGGAGAGCAAGCTCAAGGCGGGTCTCGACCAATGGTAG
- a CDS encoding TolC family protein, translating into MIRFRTKVGLVLVVSTTLGCSASADRYASVRTEAFAGFEESTGDGDRRAVSPRGRAVFGEATELSLEAVLRLAEVRNPTLAAARASWQAAVERYPQVTAFADPTFGYAFAPGSIDSDESIYGQKIEVAQRFPWPGKLGLRGDSVLGDADAAGEGFEDARQHLRHATTEAFYAYWLTHRAIEINRTNQGLLAEFQRIAERRYGAGLASKSDALQAEVEHQHLVHRGIALERDRKVAQARLNTLLNLPPKYALPSPPVRVARPKAVAPPRELEVAALESRPELQSLEHTVTARAADVEFAHREYFPDFAVHAGYNSLWEVVDKRTIVGIAIDVPLQLGRREAAVNEAEAIRRRAQAKLDEARADTLLEVSEAYDQLVETEHVVHLYSSSILPVARESLDTARVGYEAGSNDFLTLVQSEKSLYLAELTYQEALAAYHQGRARLEFAIGRPLVSLDAVGVQP; encoded by the coding sequence ATGATCAGATTCAGAACGAAAGTGGGTTTAGTGCTCGTGGTGTCGACGACGCTCGGGTGCAGCGCGTCCGCGGACCGATACGCTTCCGTGCGAACGGAGGCCTTCGCGGGATTCGAAGAGTCGACCGGGGACGGCGATCGACGGGCGGTCTCACCGCGGGGGCGCGCCGTCTTCGGCGAGGCGACCGAGCTTTCGCTCGAAGCGGTCTTGCGGCTTGCCGAGGTGCGAAACCCGACGTTGGCGGCAGCGCGTGCGTCGTGGCAGGCCGCCGTCGAACGGTATCCACAGGTGACCGCGTTCGCCGATCCGACATTCGGGTATGCGTTCGCGCCAGGTTCGATCGACTCCGACGAGAGCATCTACGGTCAGAAGATCGAGGTGGCCCAGCGCTTCCCGTGGCCGGGCAAGCTCGGCTTGCGCGGTGACTCTGTTCTCGGCGACGCGGACGCGGCCGGCGAGGGCTTCGAGGACGCTCGCCAGCATCTGCGGCATGCGACCACCGAGGCGTTTTACGCCTACTGGCTCACGCACCGGGCGATCGAGATCAATCGCACTAATCAGGGCCTCCTAGCCGAGTTCCAGCGGATCGCCGAAAGGCGCTACGGCGCGGGCCTGGCGTCCAAGAGCGACGCATTGCAGGCCGAGGTCGAGCACCAGCACCTCGTCCATCGGGGAATCGCGCTCGAGCGCGATCGGAAGGTCGCGCAAGCGCGCCTGAACACGCTCCTGAACCTCCCGCCGAAGTACGCCCTGCCGTCTCCCCCGGTTCGTGTCGCACGACCGAAGGCCGTTGCCCCGCCCAGGGAACTGGAGGTCGCCGCCCTGGAGAGTCGGCCGGAGCTTCAGTCCCTCGAACACACGGTGACGGCGCGCGCGGCCGACGTGGAGTTCGCTCATCGGGAGTACTTCCCCGATTTCGCGGTCCACGCCGGTTACAACAGCCTCTGGGAAGTCGTCGACAAGCGCACGATTGTCGGGATCGCGATCGACGTGCCGCTTCAGTTGGGACGCCGCGAGGCCGCGGTCAACGAAGCCGAGGCCATTCGGCGGAGAGCGCAGGCAAAGCTCGATGAAGCTCGCGCCGACACACTCCTCGAGGTGAGTGAGGCGTATGATCAACTCGTCGAGACCGAACACGTTGTGCATCTCTACTCGTCGTCGATTCTGCCAGTCGCGCGCGAGAGCCTGGACACGGCGCGCGTCGGGTACGAGGCGGGATCGAACGACTTCCTCACGCTCGTTCAGAGCGAGAAGTCGCTCTATCTGGCGGAGCTGACCTATCAAGAGGCACTCGCCGCGTATCACCAGGGGAGGGCGCGGTTGGAGTTCGCGATCGGGAGGCCTCTTGTCTCTCTTGATGCCGTGGGGGTGCAGCCGTGA